The genomic stretch CCAAGCCGGCTCTGTGCATTCCCCCCTTGCCCTACCAAATTTCGTTTGCTCTGCCTCCCCGCTGTATCTTCTCCGGCTCTGTGACTCGGCGGCATTGCACCGGGGCTTCACTCTGGATGGGGAGGCACGCTTGCTGCTACAAGCAGAAGCTGAGGAAAGGCTTGTGGTCTCCGGAGGAGGACGAGAAACTCGTGAGGCACATCACCAAGTACGGCCATGGGTGCTGGAGCTCTGTCCCCAAGCTAGCAGGTGAGTCTACTGCCTTGACATGAAAGCTACTGGAAGAAGAATGTGCGAGTGCACGAGATAAAAAGGGCCGCAACTTGGGTGTTTGATTCAGGCCTTCAGAGGTGCGGGAAGAGCTGCAGATTGAGGTGGATAAATTATCTGAGGCCTGATCTGAAGAGGGGCACGTTTTCGCAGCAGGAGGAGGACCTCATCGTCGACCTCCACGCAGCCTTGGGCAACAGGTGCCGACCTCCTTCCGCATGGCCGTTCTGCTAATCCTTCGAGATTTAATGCGGCTCTCGTGTTTTTGACCTACTGTTTCTGGCCTTCAGATGGTCTCAGATCGCGGCCCAGTTGCCGGGAAGAacagacaacgagatcaagaactactggaactccTGCATCAAGAAGAAGCTGAGGCAGAGAGGCATCGACCCGAGCACCCACAAGCCACTTGGCGAGACCGACGGAAGGGAAGACCGAGAAACCACGAACAGCGAGAAGACCTCCGGATCCAGAAACCCGCAGCTCCTGGCCCCCGCCTCGGTGGAGGCTGAGCCAACTCCGCCATTGATGGGGACGGGAGTGTCCGAAGATCCAGCGATACCCACCAAAGAGTTCTTCGTGGATCAGCTCGTCGTCAGCAGCAGGCACGAGAGCCCCAATTCAACCCGATACGCTCCTCTTCAGCAATCCAATTACGTCGCCTGCTGTGATGCCAATGGCACGAGACCAATCGGGCCACCGATTCAGCCAACTCCACCGCTCTGGTTCACCCACGACACCAGGCTGCTCAACGCCGACGCTGATTTATGTCACGACATGCTCCCATCAGTCGTCCCATCGATCTCAACATCGATGCTCTCGTCGTCAGCGGAGCTGAAGCCCATGATCAGTCTCCCGCCAGACAGCAACAACAGCGCCAACAGCGCCGACAGCAGCAACGAGCTGGAGCTCCAAAGCAGCGGCACCCTTTTCGACAGCGGCATCTTCCAGTGGCTGGAACTGCTGCCGAACAAGGGTCAGATCCAATTCGATACAGAGCCGGAGGACCTCAAATGGTCGGAGTACCTTAACGGCACCATCGCATCGACGACAACCAATCAAAGCCAAGGCCAGTGCTTGTTCGGTGTCACCAAAGAAGAGAGCCAAGTCTCAGTCAATGGCTTGAATTCTTGGTACGAGGAACAGCAGCTTCATCCTCCTGATCTTTACGGTAAGGATCTCCACCAGAGAATTCCTGCACAGCCTGAACGCATCTAAC from Musa acuminata AAA Group cultivar baxijiao chromosome BXJ1-3, Cavendish_Baxijiao_AAA, whole genome shotgun sequence encodes the following:
- the LOC135621565 gene encoding transcription factor MYB61-like — encoded protein: MGRHACCYKQKLRKGLWSPEEDEKLVRHITKYGHGCWSSVPKLAGLQRCGKSCRLRWINYLRPDLKRGTFSQQEEDLIVDLHAALGNRWSQIAAQLPGRTDNEIKNYWNSCIKKKLRQRGIDPSTHKPLGETDGREDRETTNSEKTSGSRNPQLLAPASVEAEPTPPLMGTGVSEDPAIPTKEFFVDQLVVSSRHESPNSTRYAPLQQSNYVACCDANGTRPIGPPIQPTPPLWFTHDTRLLNADADLCHDMLPSVVPSISTSMLSSSAELKPMISLPPDSNNSANSADSSNELELQSSGTLFDSGIFQWLELLPNKGQIQFDTEPEDLKWSEYLNGTIASTTTNQSQGQCLFGVTKEESQVSVNGLNSWYEEQQLHPPDLYGKDLHQRIPAQPERI